In a single window of the Subtercola sp. PAMC28395 genome:
- a CDS encoding IclR family transcriptional regulator C-terminal domain-containing protein, producing the protein MTGVQAEQRDPRPASELPEPSDQYVQSLVRGLTVIRAFDADHPAMTLSEIAAQTSLTRATARRFLLTLVEVGYMQTDGRLFTLTPRVLELGFSYLSALTLPQVAQPYLEQLSRETGESSSASVLDGGDIVYVARVAVRRIMSVTISVGTRFEAYTTSMGRVLLAGLAPDDLLAHLDLVTFSQMTPRSIDSRAALLAELERVREQGFALVDQELEIGLRSMAVPVFDASQRVVAAINVSVSAGTRTPEEMRATLLAPLRHAATEISASLTAARRA; encoded by the coding sequence ATGACTGGCGTGCAGGCCGAGCAGCGAGACCCCAGACCAGCGAGCGAGCTGCCCGAGCCGAGCGACCAGTACGTGCAGTCGCTGGTCCGCGGTCTGACCGTCATCCGCGCCTTCGACGCAGACCACCCGGCCATGACCCTCAGCGAGATCGCTGCGCAGACCTCGTTGACCAGGGCGACCGCCCGGCGTTTTCTGCTGACGCTGGTCGAAGTCGGGTACATGCAGACCGACGGGCGGCTCTTTACGCTCACGCCGCGGGTGCTCGAGCTCGGGTTCAGCTACCTCTCTGCCCTCACCCTGCCGCAGGTCGCCCAGCCGTACCTCGAGCAGCTCTCCCGCGAGACAGGCGAATCGAGCTCGGCTTCGGTGCTCGACGGCGGCGACATCGTCTACGTCGCCAGGGTGGCGGTGCGGCGCATCATGAGCGTGACGATCAGCGTCGGCACCCGCTTCGAGGCCTACACGACGTCGATGGGGCGGGTGCTGCTGGCAGGTCTGGCACCGGACGATCTGCTCGCCCACCTCGACCTCGTGACGTTCTCGCAGATGACCCCGCGTTCCATCGATAGCCGGGCCGCCCTCCTCGCCGAACTCGAGCGGGTGCGCGAGCAGGGCTTCGCGCTGGTGGACCAGGAGCTCGAGATCGGGCTGCGGTCGATGGCTGTGCCGGTGTTCGATGCCTCCCAGCGCGTGGTGGCGGCCATCAACGTGTCAGTCTCGGCCGGTACGCGCACGCCGGAGGAGATGAGGGCGACATTGCTCGCGCCCCTGCGTCACGCGGCTACCGAGATCAGCGCGAGCCTGACGGCGGCCCGGCGAGCCTAA
- a CDS encoding thiolase family protein has translation MTESFIYDGIRTPIGRFGKSLAGVRPDDLAAHVVSELVKRHPTLDTATIDDVFLGDANAAGEDNRNVARMASILAGLPTSVPGVTVNRLCGSGLEAAIQASRAVEAGDADLILAGGVESMSRAPWVLLKPERAYPAGSETLHSTTLGWRMVNPAMPSEWTIPLGETAEILADRYSISREEQDDFAVRSHQRADAAWNAGIYDDEVVLVPGTTLARDEGIRADSTRASLATLKPAFRRDGSVTAGNSSPLNDGAAAMFIGREGALDAQPLARIVSRAVAGNDPNIFGIAPVEAANKALARAGKTWADVDVVELNEAFAAQSLACLKLWPELDPEKVNVDGGALAIGHPLGASGARILLHLARALERRGGGVGVAAICIGVGQGLAVVLER, from the coding sequence ATGACCGAGAGCTTCATCTACGACGGTATCCGCACCCCCATCGGCAGGTTCGGCAAGTCCCTCGCCGGTGTGCGGCCCGATGACCTGGCAGCCCACGTCGTGTCAGAGCTCGTGAAGCGGCACCCGACACTCGACACCGCGACCATCGACGACGTCTTTCTGGGTGATGCGAATGCCGCAGGCGAAGACAACCGCAATGTGGCGCGCATGGCGAGCATTCTCGCCGGTCTTCCGACCTCCGTGCCCGGTGTGACCGTCAACCGTCTCTGCGGGTCGGGCCTTGAAGCTGCCATCCAGGCCAGTCGTGCGGTCGAGGCGGGTGACGCCGATCTCATTCTCGCGGGCGGTGTCGAATCGATGAGCCGCGCACCCTGGGTGCTGCTGAAGCCCGAGCGTGCGTATCCGGCGGGCTCAGAGACGCTGCACTCGACCACTCTGGGCTGGCGCATGGTGAATCCGGCGATGCCCTCTGAGTGGACGATTCCCCTGGGTGAGACCGCTGAGATCCTCGCCGACCGCTATTCGATCTCACGCGAGGAGCAGGATGACTTCGCCGTGCGCAGTCACCAGCGTGCCGATGCAGCGTGGAACGCCGGCATCTACGACGACGAGGTCGTGCTCGTGCCCGGGACCACCCTCGCGCGTGACGAAGGTATTCGGGCCGACTCGACCCGGGCATCCCTTGCGACCCTGAAGCCGGCATTCCGACGCGACGGTTCGGTCACGGCCGGCAATTCGTCACCGCTGAACGACGGCGCGGCCGCGATGTTCATAGGCCGCGAAGGTGCGCTCGACGCGCAGCCGCTGGCCCGTATCGTCTCGCGCGCCGTCGCCGGCAACGACCCGAACATCTTCGGCATCGCGCCGGTCGAAGCGGCGAACAAGGCGCTCGCGAGAGCAGGCAAGACCTGGGCCGACGTCGACGTGGTCGAGCTGAACGAGGCGTTCGCAGCACAATCGCTGGCCTGCCTGAAGCTGTGGCCAGAACTCGACCCCGAGAAGGTCAACGTCGACGGTGGAGCTCTTGCCATCGGGCATCCGCTCGGTGCCTCTGGCGCACGCATTCTGTTGCACCTCGCCAGGGCCCTCGAGCGCCGGGGTGGGGGAGTCGGTGTCGCGGCGATCTGCATCGGAGTCGGGCAGGGTCTCGCCGTCGTGCTCGAGCGCTGA
- a CDS encoding 3-oxoacid CoA-transferase subunit B, producing the protein MSGNSWTRRQIAERLAADVPDGAYMNLGIGLPTLVSNYLPSDREIILHTENGMLGMGPEAEQGHIDPDLINAGKLPVTELPGASYFHHGDSFGMMRGGHLDLCVLGAFQVSEKGDLSNWSTGAPDAIPAVGGAMDLAIGAKKVYVMMELASKDGRSKLVDTCTYPLTGLGCVDRLYTDRAIFELGRDGAAVIELVGETTVDELRELTGLPLRDETLTPANDAARANTSDQTNSSAQQKGALA; encoded by the coding sequence ATGTCAGGTAACTCGTGGACACGTCGACAGATCGCAGAACGTTTGGCGGCCGACGTACCGGACGGCGCGTACATGAACCTCGGAATCGGGCTCCCGACGCTGGTCTCGAACTACCTGCCGAGCGATCGCGAGATCATTCTGCACACCGAGAACGGCATGCTGGGAATGGGCCCGGAGGCCGAGCAGGGTCACATCGACCCTGATCTCATCAATGCCGGAAAGCTCCCGGTGACTGAACTGCCTGGAGCCTCGTACTTCCACCACGGCGATTCGTTCGGGATGATGCGCGGAGGTCATCTCGACCTCTGCGTGCTCGGGGCATTCCAGGTCTCGGAGAAGGGCGATCTCTCCAACTGGAGCACGGGTGCCCCCGATGCCATCCCGGCCGTGGGAGGCGCGATGGATCTGGCGATCGGTGCCAAGAAGGTCTACGTCATGATGGAGCTCGCCAGCAAAGACGGCCGCTCCAAGCTCGTTGACACGTGCACGTACCCGCTCACGGGTCTCGGTTGCGTCGACCGCTTGTACACCGACCGGGCCATCTTCGAACTCGGCCGCGACGGTGCTGCGGTCATCGAATTGGTCGGCGAAACGACTGTCGACGAATTGCGGGAGCTCACCGGGCTCCCGCTGCGTGACGAGACCCTGACACCCGCGAACGACGCAGCGCGTGCCAACACTTCAGACCAGACGAACTCTTCAGCACAACAGAAAGGCGCCCTCGCATGA
- a CDS encoding 3-oxoacid CoA-transferase subunit A, whose amino-acid sequence MISKTSESASAALADIPDGATIMIGGFGLAGQPVELIEALLKQGSTGLTVVSNNAGNGDTGLAALLKAGRVKKIVCSFPRQTDSYVFDALYRAGEIELELVPQGNLAERIRAAGAGIGAFFSPTGYGTQLAEGKETRVIDGRGYVLEHPITADFALISAYRADRLGNLTFRKTSRNFGPIMASAATITVAQVDRIVPLGEIDPENVVTPGIYVDRVVETGDRFEKEEWADVR is encoded by the coding sequence ATGATTTCAAAGACCAGTGAGAGCGCTTCGGCCGCCCTGGCCGACATTCCAGACGGCGCCACAATCATGATCGGCGGTTTCGGCCTCGCCGGGCAGCCCGTCGAGTTGATCGAAGCCCTGCTGAAGCAGGGCTCGACCGGCCTCACCGTGGTGAGCAACAATGCGGGCAACGGCGATACCGGCCTCGCAGCTCTGCTCAAGGCGGGGAGAGTGAAGAAGATCGTCTGCTCTTTTCCGCGCCAGACCGACTCCTACGTGTTCGACGCTCTCTATCGTGCCGGCGAGATCGAGCTCGAACTTGTTCCGCAGGGCAACCTCGCCGAACGCATCCGTGCGGCCGGAGCCGGGATCGGCGCCTTCTTCAGCCCAACCGGGTACGGTACCCAGCTCGCGGAGGGCAAGGAGACCCGCGTGATCGACGGGCGAGGATACGTTCTCGAGCATCCGATTACCGCCGATTTCGCGCTCATCAGTGCGTACCGGGCCGACAGGCTGGGAAACCTGACGTTTCGCAAGACTTCGCGCAATTTCGGGCCGATCATGGCCAGCGCGGCGACCATCACGGTGGCCCAGGTCGACCGTATCGTTCCGCTCGGCGAGATCGACCCCGAGAACGTCGTCACTCCCGGCATCTATGTGGACCGCGTCGTCGAGACCGGTGACCGATTCGAGAAAGAGGAGTGGGCTGATGTCAGGTAA
- a CDS encoding EAL domain-containing protein, which yields MSRTDSLQNGFRSRVVQILAVETSIRYAFFALFVDIQPSWLRLVLGFLSVAAIIVAILIRNRELTSHIPGRILIVAAMIVLAFVGFVITSPELAVIAAFSLLGLAMSAIALDTFRPGMAIGLVGHALALLVLGFRSSTIIAAYLIYIGLAITATFLIVRLRAFLELERDAALQLAHTDPLTGLLNRRGMEIQVPLLDAVAERDEQLLGCLVLDLDHFKKVNDEFGHRTGDSVLSRTAETIQSTIRAADIAVRTGGEEFAVFSVVRSSADLALLAERLRSNLASAELKPHVTASIGGAIGRGGSAEEISSLFELADTVLFTAKKAGRNTVRMFDGSLGRPLPASALMADYSRSKASDVSAAIRDRTVFVVYQPIVDLEAERIIGFEALARLTTPDGSNIIPPIVISEARKQGLLDRLTIDIVTDAYVAMEEFLDIEPGAPTLHINIEATQITSPELLEHLEAMRKSHPRVQLRLEFTEASISDLNTDAIEQMRSLTQSGISFALDDYGQDHASAAALLRMPLHTVKIDKVFLADETNPRHKIILSSVAHLVSDLQMHTVVEGVETQSGHQTLVDLGITHAQGFLYGRPLTADDTKARLTDSGLTMWT from the coding sequence ATGAGTAGAACAGACAGCTTGCAGAATGGCTTCCGCTCGCGCGTTGTTCAGATTCTCGCCGTCGAAACCTCGATTCGTTATGCGTTCTTCGCGCTTTTCGTCGACATCCAGCCGTCGTGGTTGCGCTTGGTACTCGGATTCCTGTCTGTTGCGGCGATCATTGTCGCGATTCTCATTCGCAACCGCGAACTGACCTCGCACATCCCGGGCAGAATCCTGATCGTTGCCGCCATGATCGTGCTCGCGTTCGTCGGGTTTGTGATCACGTCGCCCGAACTGGCGGTGATCGCCGCGTTCTCCCTGCTCGGGCTCGCCATGTCGGCCATTGCACTCGACACGTTCCGGCCAGGAATGGCGATCGGGCTCGTCGGCCACGCCCTGGCACTTCTCGTGCTCGGTTTTCGCAGCAGCACGATCATCGCCGCCTACCTCATCTATATCGGGCTCGCGATAACGGCAACCTTTCTGATCGTGCGCCTCAGGGCCTTTCTCGAACTCGAGCGGGATGCCGCCCTGCAGCTTGCACACACCGACCCACTGACGGGCCTGCTCAACCGGCGGGGCATGGAGATCCAGGTGCCTCTGCTAGACGCTGTGGCCGAGCGCGATGAGCAGTTGCTCGGCTGCCTCGTGCTCGACCTCGACCACTTCAAGAAGGTCAATGACGAATTCGGGCACCGCACGGGCGACAGCGTTCTGTCGCGGACCGCAGAGACCATCCAGAGCACCATCAGGGCGGCCGACATCGCAGTTCGTACTGGCGGTGAAGAGTTCGCCGTGTTCTCGGTGGTGCGATCATCCGCCGACCTCGCTCTACTGGCCGAGCGCCTTCGGAGCAATCTTGCCTCGGCCGAGCTCAAGCCCCATGTCACAGCGAGCATCGGGGGTGCGATCGGGCGGGGTGGCTCTGCCGAAGAGATCTCGTCACTGTTCGAACTCGCCGACACCGTTCTGTTCACGGCCAAGAAGGCCGGCCGCAACACCGTTCGCATGTTCGACGGGTCGCTCGGCAGGCCCCTGCCAGCGAGCGCGCTCATGGCGGACTACTCGCGGTCGAAGGCGTCGGATGTCTCTGCCGCGATCAGGGATCGTACCGTGTTCGTGGTGTACCAGCCGATCGTCGACCTCGAAGCCGAACGCATCATCGGGTTCGAGGCCCTGGCCCGGCTGACCACACCAGACGGCTCCAACATCATTCCGCCGATCGTCATCAGCGAGGCGCGCAAGCAGGGCCTTCTCGACCGGCTCACCATCGACATCGTCACCGACGCGTATGTGGCGATGGAGGAGTTCCTCGACATCGAACCGGGCGCGCCGACGCTGCACATCAACATCGAGGCCACGCAGATCACGTCTCCCGAGCTGCTGGAGCATCTCGAGGCGATGCGGAAGTCGCACCCCAGGGTGCAGCTGCGTCTGGAGTTCACCGAGGCGTCGATCAGTGACCTGAACACCGATGCGATCGAGCAGATGAGGAGCCTCACGCAGTCGGGGATCTCGTTCGCGCTCGACGACTACGGACAGGATCACGCCAGCGCAGCGGCCCTGCTGCGCATGCCGCTGCACACGGTGAAGATCGACAAGGTCTTTCTTGCCGACGAGACCAACCCGCGCCACAAGATCATCCTGAGTTCGGTGGCCCACCTCGTCAGCGACCTGCAGATGCATACCGTCGTCGAGGGTGTCGAGACCCAGTCGGGTCACCAGACGCTGGTCGACCTCGGCATCACCCACGCCCAGGGCTTTCTCTACGGCCGGCCACTGACCGCCGACGACACGAAGGCGCGACTCACCGACTCCGGCCTGACGATGTGGACCTGA